A window of Formosa sp. Hel1_31_208 contains these coding sequences:
- a CDS encoding DUF1800 family protein, protein MKQHHIQHLYWRAGFGMSPDEFYMLSKKDKFQIVDRLFQSSSTISKLEVDTSELDHFSGQSLLNNPSKRKAFFELSTSKLTEFNMIWLDRLKHSEETLREKMTLFWANHFVCRNQNIFHVQQYNHTLRTHALGNFGDFVKAISKEAAMLKYLNNKQNRKQKPNENFARELMELFTLGEGQYQEEDVKESARAFTGYNNNFEGEFILRRTQHDYDFKQFLGHTGRYDGDDIIDIILQQKQCARFICGKIYRYFVNENLDKERVEELATIFHKDYNIENLMRHIFRSDWFYDETHIGSKIKSPIEFLVGLNTIVPFKFENKKDVLKIQKLLGQMLLNPPNVAGWQGGKSWIDSNTIMLRLKLPSILFTNAKISVKEKGEFEDTFEKYYKQRKNKFVDVTVDWVAFEKQFSKYSFDQLEDLIVIPEFNSGTATYLKTLSINSKRDFCIQLMSLPEYQMC, encoded by the coding sequence ATGAAGCAACACCATATTCAACATTTATACTGGAGAGCAGGCTTTGGAATGTCGCCAGATGAATTCTATATGTTATCCAAAAAGGACAAATTTCAAATTGTTGATCGCTTGTTTCAATCTTCATCGACTATCTCTAAATTAGAAGTAGATACTTCAGAATTAGATCATTTTAGTGGTCAAAGTCTTTTAAATAACCCAAGTAAAAGAAAAGCGTTTTTCGAATTGAGTACTTCAAAACTCACAGAATTCAATATGATTTGGCTAGACCGTTTGAAGCATTCAGAAGAAACTCTAAGAGAAAAAATGACCTTGTTCTGGGCCAATCATTTTGTATGTCGTAATCAAAATATTTTTCATGTACAGCAATATAATCATACGTTAAGAACGCATGCTTTGGGAAATTTTGGGGACTTCGTAAAAGCGATATCAAAGGAAGCCGCCATGTTAAAATATTTGAATAATAAACAAAATCGAAAGCAAAAGCCTAATGAGAATTTTGCTAGAGAGCTAATGGAGTTGTTCACCTTGGGCGAGGGACAATATCAAGAAGAAGATGTAAAAGAGAGTGCAAGAGCATTCACCGGTTATAATAATAATTTTGAAGGAGAGTTTATTCTGAGAAGAACGCAGCATGACTATGACTTTAAGCAATTTCTTGGACATACAGGACGCTATGATGGGGATGATATTATTGATATAATCTTGCAACAAAAGCAATGCGCTCGTTTTATTTGTGGTAAAATTTACCGCTATTTTGTAAATGAGAATCTAGATAAAGAACGCGTAGAAGAATTAGCAACTATCTTCCATAAGGATTACAATATCGAAAACCTTATGAGGCATATTTTTAGGTCTGATTGGTTTTATGATGAAACGCATATTGGTTCAAAAATCAAATCTCCCATAGAGTTTTTGGTAGGATTGAATACAATAGTACCTTTTAAATTTGAAAATAAAAAGGACGTTCTGAAAATTCAAAAGCTATTAGGACAAATGCTGTTGAATCCACCAAATGTAGCTGGTTGGCAAGGAGGAAAAAGCTGGATAGATAGCAATACAATTATGCTAAGATTAAAATTACCTTCAATTTTATTTACTAATGCTAAAATATCAGTGAAGGAAAAAGGAGAATTTGAAGACACTTTTGAAAAGTATTATAAACAACGAAAAAATAAATTTGTTGATGTAACAGTAGATTGGGTAGCTTTTGAAAAGCAATTTAGTAAATACTCTTTTGATCAACTAGAGGACCTAATTGTAATTCCCGAATTTAATTCTGGAACTGCGACTTATTTAAAAACATTAAGTATCAACTCAAAAA
- a CDS encoding aldehyde dehydrogenase family protein, with translation MEAIATDFGIKDALKQLGVSDVNEGSSSGSNNFSNGEIIESYSPVDGQLIGKVKSTTRADYDKVMDAATSAFKAWRDVPAPQRGEIVRQFGNKLRDLKEPLGKLVSYEMGKSLQEGYGEVQEMIDICDFAVGLSRQLNGQTIPSERPGHVMREQWHPIGVVGIISAFNFPVAVWAWNTALAWICGDVCVWKASEKAPLCSIACQNIIATILKDNNLPEGISCIINGDYRVGQMMTTDSRIPLVSATGSTRMGRIVGATVAERFGKSLLELGGNNAIIITPTADLKVVVPGAVFGAVGTCGQRCTSTRRLIIHESVYDKVRDAIVGAYGQIKIGNPLDETKHVGPLIDKDAVNTYLAAIEKAKAEGGNVLVEGGVLEGEGFESGCYVKPAIIEAENHFEIVQHETFAPILYLMKYSGEVENAIEKQNGVAQGLSSAIMTNEMKEAEKFLSYAGSDCGIANVNIGTSGAEIGGAFGGEKETGGGRESGSDAWKIYMRRQTNTVNYSDELPLAQGIKFDL, from the coding sequence ATGGAAGCTATTGCTACCGATTTCGGAATAAAAGACGCCTTGAAGCAATTAGGTGTTAGTGATGTTAATGAAGGATCTTCTTCGGGATCTAACAATTTTTCTAACGGAGAAATTATCGAATCGTACTCTCCTGTTGATGGACAATTAATAGGAAAAGTAAAAAGTACAACAAGAGCAGATTACGATAAAGTAATGGACGCTGCAACAAGTGCGTTTAAAGCTTGGAGAGACGTGCCTGCGCCACAAAGAGGAGAAATCGTTCGTCAATTTGGTAATAAATTAAGAGATTTGAAAGAACCACTAGGTAAGCTAGTATCGTACGAAATGGGGAAATCATTACAGGAAGGTTATGGTGAAGTTCAAGAAATGATTGATATCTGTGATTTTGCAGTTGGGCTATCAAGACAATTAAATGGACAAACAATTCCTTCTGAGCGTCCAGGACATGTCATGAGAGAACAATGGCATCCAATTGGTGTTGTTGGGATTATCTCTGCATTTAATTTTCCTGTTGCTGTATGGGCTTGGAATACAGCTTTAGCTTGGATATGCGGTGATGTATGCGTTTGGAAAGCCTCTGAAAAAGCTCCATTATGCTCTATAGCTTGTCAAAACATTATTGCGACAATTTTAAAAGATAATAACTTGCCAGAAGGTATTTCTTGCATTATAAATGGAGATTATAGAGTTGGTCAAATGATGACAACTGATTCTAGAATCCCGTTAGTTTCTGCAACAGGTTCTACAAGAATGGGACGAATTGTTGGCGCAACTGTGGCTGAACGTTTTGGTAAATCTTTACTAGAATTAGGAGGTAATAATGCCATTATTATTACACCTACTGCCGATTTAAAAGTGGTGGTACCAGGGGCTGTATTTGGCGCTGTAGGAACTTGCGGACAACGCTGTACGTCTACACGACGATTAATTATTCACGAATCTGTTTATGATAAAGTAAGAGACGCGATTGTTGGTGCATACGGCCAAATTAAAATTGGTAATCCTTTAGACGAAACTAAACATGTTGGTCCTTTAATAGATAAAGATGCCGTAAATACGTACTTAGCTGCAATTGAAAAAGCTAAAGCTGAAGGCGGAAATGTATTAGTCGAAGGAGGCGTTCTAGAAGGTGAAGGTTTTGAAAGTGGATGTTATGTTAAGCCAGCAATTATTGAAGCTGAAAATCACTTTGAAATTGTACAGCATGAAACATTTGCTCCAATTTTATATTTAATGAAATATTCTGGAGAGGTAGAAAATGCCATTGAAAAACAAAATGGAGTTGCTCAAGGTTTATCGTCTGCGATTATGACCAATGAAATGAAAGAAGCAGAGAAATTTTTGTCTTATGCAGGATCAGATTGTGGAATTGCTAATGTAAATATCGGAACATCTGGTGCTGAAATCGGTGGCGCTTTTGGAGGAGAGAAAGAAACTGGTGGAGGACGAGAGTCTGGATCAGATGCTTGGAAAATTTATATGCGCCGACAAACAAATACGGTGAATTATTCTGATGAACTTCCTTTAGCTCAAGGAATTAAATTCGATTTATAA
- a CDS encoding isoaspartyl peptidase/L-asparaginase family protein, producing the protein METAAENSTASPSGKANKPKAEFAIIIHGGAGTILKKNMTPEREAAYTAKLEEAITVGYEILKNGGSSLDAVQKTINVMEDSPLFNAGKGAVFTNAETNELDASIMDGKTLNAGASAGTTNVRNPINLARIIMEKSPHVMMAGSGAETYAEEQGLIIVDPSYFYTERRLESLKRVKEKEAQEKKEIDTESASLNFYDADIKDSKFGTVGCAALDKNGNLAAGTSTGGMTNKRYGRVGDAPIIGAGTYANNNSCAVSSTGWGEYFIRAMVAHDISALMQYKGMTLKEAAHEVIQNKVPNLGGDGGIVAVDKNGNMVAEFNTAGMYRATMNDKGELKIGIYKE; encoded by the coding sequence ATGGAAACAGCAGCTGAAAATTCTACAGCAAGCCCTTCAGGAAAGGCTAATAAACCAAAAGCTGAATTCGCAATTATCATTCATGGAGGCGCAGGTACCATCCTAAAAAAGAACATGACACCAGAGCGTGAAGCTGCATATACAGCTAAGCTGGAAGAAGCCATTACCGTAGGCTATGAGATTCTGAAAAATGGCGGTAGCAGCCTTGATGCAGTACAAAAAACAATTAACGTGATGGAAGATTCGCCTTTGTTTAATGCTGGAAAAGGTGCGGTCTTTACTAATGCAGAAACTAACGAGTTAGATGCATCCATTATGGATGGCAAAACATTAAACGCTGGAGCTTCTGCTGGCACTACCAACGTTAGAAATCCAATAAATTTGGCTCGAATAATCATGGAAAAGTCACCTCATGTTATGATGGCTGGTTCTGGAGCAGAGACTTATGCCGAGGAACAAGGATTGATTATCGTAGATCCAAGTTATTTTTACACAGAAAGGCGATTAGAATCCCTCAAACGAGTTAAAGAAAAAGAAGCGCAAGAAAAAAAAGAAATAGATACAGAATCTGCTTCTTTAAATTTTTATGATGCAGATATCAAAGATTCAAAATTTGGAACTGTAGGCTGTGCTGCTTTGGATAAAAATGGTAATCTTGCAGCTGGAACGTCAACAGGTGGAATGACTAACAAACGTTATGGACGTGTGGGAGATGCCCCTATTATTGGCGCAGGCACTTATGCCAATAACAATTCATGTGCCGTGTCCAGCACAGGTTGGGGTGAATATTTTATTCGAGCTATGGTTGCTCATGATATTTCGGCATTAATGCAATACAAAGGAATGACATTAAAAGAAGCTGCTCACGAAGTCATTCAAAATAAAGTTCCTAATCTTGGTGGTGACGGTGGAATCGTAGCGGTGGATAAAAATGGTAATATGGTTGCCGAATTCAATACCGCTGGAATGTACAGAGCTACCATGAATGATAAGGGTGAGTTAAAAATTGGTATTTATAAAGAATAA
- a CDS encoding alpha-2-macroglobulin — MKLKQLSVLLLSLIIVFSCKKKDTITQDTDNLFKYRDYISYTSSGLQSVTNTITINLAQEVEEWEMGQDISDEFIKISPHVEGILKATNKHTLIFTPDEYLEPATEYTVLIKLDKIYNDMPKDYKDYVFQFKTITPNFSISTNDLQSYSKQWQYLEAVIKSADIISVEDAKKLVVVTQNGKKLKLQFNELNAHAKYFEFKIDSINRLVEDSKIVVQWDGKPINSDNTGENTVSIPGINNFTIVNVEAYKTPEQFLYINFSDPIKPDQNFDGLVTIQNVKNPKFSVIGNVLKVYPDSKLVGNIQVDVFQGISNSDGFKLKQPFSEAISFEEIKPQVRMISNGTILPNSNELKFNFEAVNLRAVDVRIIKIFEDNILQFLQDNPMHSNNQNEIKRVGRRIAKQTIALQTAAENSGKWKAYSLDLSKLFKADAGAIYRIELSFNKNYSLFDCSANTNSSVDEDDEYDDYYYEEDYYYEEDYTENLSEDEEQREEDYWDNRAYNYRNYAYNWRQRDNPCHDAYYNESKVISQNLLASNLGVIVKQGTNNRYYFAVTNILNTEPEANAAIKLYNFQQQEIGTVSTNSEGLATYEANKYAAFAIVSKGINTSYLRLTDGNSLSLSKFDVSGNKLLRGLKGYIYGERGVWRPGDSLFLTFIINDKANELPEGHPVKLEVTDPNGKLIYKQVSSDNINNFYKFIVPTTSEGKTGNYNAKVSVGGAQFYKSLKVETVKPNRLKIKIDFENEVLSNSEPINGTLDVKWLHGAPAKNIKAEVKAKFTTANTSFKNYKGYVFNDPVGQFNTEELNVFEGNLDANGITKINTTLNIGTNAPGMLRAQFLVRAFENGGDFSLDAFTTTYSPFESYVGLRSPQGNYYGSYFTDTNQTFDIAVVDKNGKPIKRDNLEIKVYKVEWRWWWNSSYDNLSSYVSSSYHRPILDQKASTGADGKTSFTIKIPEGERGRYLIRIYDPVSGHATGRTAYFYRNWSGMSTGNDKEAAKMLVFAADKNNYSVGETAKIKFPSGKEGRALVSIENGSDVIDYKWVKTTKGETTIDIPITSEMAPNVFVNISLLQPHAITTNDLPIRLYGVIPILVEDPKTILEPELRMADKLRPEQEFEVLVSEKNDKAMTYTIAMVEEGLLDLTRFKTPNAWKVFYAREALGVKTWDVYDDVIGAYSGSIDQVFAIGGDGSAAKGKNKKANRFKPVVTYLGPFKLNAGEEQSHKIKMPNYIGAVRTMVIAGNHKTEAYGSIDKSVEVKKPLMVLATLPRKLSPGEKVTLPVTVFAMESKVKTVNLSLKLSDGISVVGSNTQQLSFDKPDEQMAYFQLDVSKAKGLNTVEVIATGNGEKSTYKVALDVVNPNPITSIYESTRLEAKGSQTLEFSTFGVAGTNSAIVEFSALPPMNFSKRMEYLIQYPHGCVEQTTSSVFPQLYLSDIFDLKYEKQQQIQSNIENGIKRLGNFQRPNGGMSYWIGENTANDWGTSYAGHFLIEAEKKGFVLPLTFKNNWLSYQKQAARDWRPSYRRSNSDLAQAYRLYTLALAGSPDLSSMNRLREFSEISNEAKWRLAAAYALAGQKEASEQLSRMANIDFRPSDNNYYTYGSINRNRAMALETMIITKNTKARDLAEELAKELSSEHWMSTQTTAYSLLAMAKLVETNGGKDMNFNFTLDNQSESIDTKNTIAQRELMVKNGKNILKLENTANSLVYVRVLNSGKLPLGEELSEQRGLSVSVIYQDLNGNRLDASNLQQGQDIVARISVSNLKSQYLHDVALTQIFPSGWEIVNTRFTDFGDTTTSSARYTDIRDDRVNFYFDLPQKGKNGTKIFTVMLNAAYLGKYYLPGTQVEAMYDNDFFVRNKGRWIDVKK, encoded by the coding sequence ATGAAACTAAAACAGCTTTCTGTACTTCTATTGTCACTCATTATCGTATTTTCCTGTAAGAAGAAAGACACTATTACTCAAGATACTGATAACCTTTTTAAATATCGAGATTATATCAGTTATACATCATCTGGATTACAATCGGTGACCAATACCATTACCATTAACCTAGCACAAGAAGTTGAAGAATGGGAAATGGGTCAAGATATTTCCGATGAATTTATCAAAATATCACCTCATGTTGAAGGGATACTCAAGGCAACGAATAAACATACTCTAATATTTACTCCCGATGAATATCTCGAACCTGCTACGGAGTATACGGTACTGATAAAATTGGACAAGATTTATAATGACATGCCTAAAGATTACAAAGACTATGTGTTTCAATTCAAGACAATCACTCCCAATTTTAGTATCAGTACAAATGATTTACAATCTTATAGCAAACAATGGCAATACTTGGAAGCAGTGATAAAATCTGCCGATATTATATCGGTAGAGGATGCCAAAAAATTGGTGGTCGTAACTCAAAACGGTAAAAAATTAAAGCTACAGTTTAATGAACTAAATGCCCATGCAAAGTATTTCGAGTTTAAAATAGATAGCATTAATCGATTAGTTGAAGATTCAAAAATAGTGGTCCAATGGGATGGAAAACCCATAAATTCGGATAACACAGGAGAAAACACTGTGTCTATTCCTGGTATCAATAACTTTACCATAGTTAATGTTGAAGCCTACAAAACACCTGAACAGTTTTTATATATTAACTTCTCAGACCCCATCAAACCGGACCAAAACTTTGATGGTCTTGTTACTATTCAAAATGTGAAAAACCCTAAATTCAGTGTTATAGGAAACGTGCTAAAAGTATATCCAGACTCAAAGCTCGTTGGTAATATTCAAGTTGACGTTTTTCAAGGTATTTCAAACTCTGATGGTTTTAAACTCAAACAACCATTTTCAGAAGCTATTTCATTTGAAGAGATAAAACCTCAAGTTAGAATGATTAGTAATGGCACTATATTACCAAATTCAAACGAACTCAAATTCAATTTTGAAGCTGTTAATTTAAGAGCTGTAGACGTTCGTATCATCAAAATTTTTGAAGATAACATTTTGCAATTTCTTCAAGACAACCCAATGCACAGTAACAATCAAAATGAAATAAAACGTGTGGGACGTCGTATTGCAAAACAAACCATCGCATTGCAAACTGCAGCAGAAAACTCAGGAAAATGGAAAGCATACAGCCTAGATTTATCTAAATTATTCAAGGCAGATGCAGGTGCAATTTATCGGATTGAATTGAGCTTTAATAAAAACTATTCCTTATTTGATTGTTCTGCAAATACAAATAGTTCAGTAGATGAGGACGACGAATATGACGACTATTATTATGAAGAGGATTACTATTATGAAGAGGATTACACTGAAAATTTATCTGAAGACGAAGAACAACGCGAAGAAGATTACTGGGATAATCGTGCTTACAATTACAGAAACTACGCCTATAATTGGAGACAACGTGACAATCCATGTCATGATGCTTACTATAATGAAAGTAAAGTTATCTCTCAAAACCTATTAGCATCAAATCTAGGTGTCATTGTAAAACAAGGAACGAATAACCGCTATTATTTTGCTGTTACGAATATTTTAAACACCGAACCAGAAGCTAATGCAGCTATTAAACTTTATAACTTTCAGCAGCAAGAAATAGGCACTGTCTCTACAAATAGTGAAGGTTTAGCTACCTATGAGGCAAATAAATATGCAGCCTTCGCAATTGTCAGTAAAGGAATCAATACAAGTTACTTGCGACTTACCGACGGAAATTCACTATCACTGAGTAAATTTGACGTCTCCGGAAACAAATTACTACGAGGACTTAAAGGCTATATCTACGGAGAACGGGGTGTTTGGCGACCTGGTGACTCCCTTTTTTTAACCTTTATAATAAACGACAAAGCGAATGAACTTCCTGAAGGGCATCCTGTAAAACTTGAAGTGACAGACCCTAATGGCAAGCTCATCTACAAACAGGTGTCTTCTGATAATATCAATAACTTCTATAAATTTATTGTCCCAACAACTTCCGAAGGAAAAACTGGAAATTATAACGCTAAGGTCTCTGTTGGTGGTGCTCAATTTTACAAATCTTTGAAAGTTGAAACCGTTAAACCAAACCGTCTTAAAATCAAAATTGATTTTGAAAATGAGGTATTATCAAATTCAGAGCCTATTAATGGCACATTAGATGTCAAATGGTTACATGGTGCACCGGCAAAAAATATAAAAGCCGAAGTCAAAGCTAAATTCACGACTGCAAATACCAGCTTTAAAAACTATAAAGGCTATGTGTTTAATGATCCTGTCGGTCAATTTAATACCGAAGAACTCAATGTGTTTGAAGGCAATCTTGATGCTAATGGTATAACTAAAATTAATACAACTTTAAATATTGGCACCAATGCCCCTGGAATGTTGAGGGCTCAATTTTTAGTACGTGCTTTTGAAAATGGTGGTGACTTTTCATTAGATGCATTTACAACAACTTATTCCCCTTTTGAATCTTATGTTGGTTTGCGCTCACCACAAGGCAATTATTATGGTTCTTATTTCACTGACACCAATCAAACTTTTGATATAGCTGTTGTTGATAAAAACGGAAAACCGATAAAACGGGATAATCTCGAAATTAAGGTATACAAAGTAGAATGGCGTTGGTGGTGGAATTCTTCTTATGACAATCTATCTAGTTATGTCTCTAGTAGTTATCACAGACCCATATTAGATCAAAAAGCATCTACAGGAGCTGATGGAAAAACGAGCTTTACAATAAAAATTCCCGAGGGAGAACGTGGTCGCTATCTCATTAGAATTTATGATCCTGTTAGTGGTCATGCCACAGGCCGTACTGCATATTTCTATAGAAATTGGTCTGGTATGTCAACTGGAAATGACAAAGAAGCGGCAAAAATGTTGGTGTTTGCTGCCGATAAAAACAACTATTCGGTTGGAGAAACTGCTAAAATAAAATTCCCTTCTGGCAAAGAAGGTCGCGCCTTAGTTAGTATTGAAAATGGGTCTGATGTTATAGACTATAAGTGGGTAAAAACGACCAAAGGGGAAACTACTATTGATATTCCTATTACTTCGGAAATGGCACCAAATGTATTTGTAAACATCTCTTTACTCCAACCTCATGCTATCACGACCAATGACTTACCAATTCGATTATATGGTGTAATTCCAATTCTTGTCGAAGACCCTAAAACCATTCTAGAACCAGAATTGCGTATGGCAGATAAGCTAAGACCTGAACAGGAATTTGAAGTGTTAGTTTCAGAAAAGAATGATAAAGCCATGACCTATACCATTGCTATGGTAGAAGAAGGGTTATTAGATCTTACAAGATTTAAAACACCTAATGCATGGAAAGTGTTCTATGCACGCGAAGCTTTAGGTGTTAAAACCTGGGATGTTTATGACGATGTCATTGGAGCCTATTCTGGAAGCATAGATCAAGTATTTGCCATTGGTGGTGACGGAAGCGCTGCAAAAGGAAAGAATAAAAAAGCTAATCGTTTTAAACCTGTCGTGACTTACTTAGGTCCTTTTAAACTAAACGCAGGCGAGGAGCAGTCTCATAAAATTAAAATGCCAAATTATATTGGAGCCGTTCGCACTATGGTCATTGCTGGCAATCACAAAACCGAAGCTTATGGTAGTATTGATAAATCTGTTGAAGTAAAAAAACCATTAATGGTGCTCGCTACACTGCCAAGAAAGCTAAGTCCTGGGGAAAAGGTCACTCTCCCAGTTACAGTATTTGCTATGGAATCTAAAGTAAAAACTGTCAATTTAAGTTTAAAATTAAGTGATGGGATTTCAGTTGTAGGATCAAATACACAACAGTTAAGTTTTGATAAACCTGATGAGCAAATGGCTTACTTTCAATTGGATGTTAGTAAAGCCAAAGGACTCAATACTGTAGAAGTTATTGCCACTGGTAACGGCGAAAAATCAACTTATAAAGTAGCACTAGATGTTGTTAATCCAAATCCAATCACTTCTATTTATGAAAGCACTAGGCTTGAAGCCAAGGGTAGTCAAACCTTAGAGTTTTCAACTTTTGGTGTTGCAGGAACGAATTCTGCTATAGTTGAATTTTCAGCGCTTCCGCCAATGAATTTCTCAAAACGAATGGAGTACCTTATTCAATATCCTCATGGTTGTGTTGAACAAACCACGTCTAGCGTATTTCCGCAGTTATACTTGAGTGATATTTTCGACTTAAAATATGAGAAACAACAACAAATACAATCTAACATCGAAAACGGTATCAAACGTCTTGGTAATTTCCAACGCCCTAATGGCGGAATGAGTTATTGGATTGGAGAAAACACGGCGAATGATTGGGGTACAAGTTATGCCGGACACTTTTTAATTGAAGCAGAAAAAAAAGGCTTTGTATTACCATTGACCTTTAAAAATAATTGGCTCAGCTATCAAAAACAAGCCGCGCGTGATTGGAGACCTAGTTACAGACGTTCCAATTCCGATTTGGCACAAGCCTACCGTCTATATACTTTGGCATTAGCTGGAAGTCCTGATTTGTCTTCAATGAACAGGCTAAGAGAATTTAGTGAGATTTCAAATGAAGCCAAATGGCGACTAGCAGCTGCATATGCATTAGCTGGACAAAAGGAAGCTAGTGAACAATTATCACGAATGGCAAATATCGATTTTAGACCCTCGGATAACAACTATTATACCTACGGCTCGATAAACAGAAATAGAGCCATGGCTTTGGAAACTATGATTATTACAAAAAATACTAAAGCACGTGATCTTGCTGAAGAATTAGCCAAAGAGCTATCCAGTGAACATTGGATGAGCACTCAAACCACAGCTTATAGCTTATTAGCTATGGCAAAACTCGTGGAAACTAACGGCGGAAAAGACATGAATTTCAATTTTACTTTAGATAATCAATCAGAATCAATAGACACTAAAAACACTATAGCTCAGCGTGAACTCATGGTTAAAAATGGAAAAAATATTTTAAAATTGGAAAACACAGCTAACAGTCTCGTTTATGTAAGAGTTCTAAACTCGGGGAAATTGCCCCTTGGAGAGGAACTTTCAGAGCAACGTGGCTTGAGTGTGTCTGTAATCTATCAAGACCTTAATGGCAATCGATTAGATGCATCTAATTTACAACAGGGGCAAGACATTGTTGCTAGAATAAGTGTTAGTAATTTAAAGAGTCAATACTTACATGATGTTGCTTTAACTCAAATATTTCCATCAGGATGGGAAATTGTGAATACACGTTTTACAGATTTTGGAGATACTACAACGAGCTCTGCAAGATATACAGATATTAGAGATGATCGGGTCAATTTTTACTTCGATTTACCTCAAAAAGGTAAGAACGGAACCAAGATTTTTACCGTTATGTTAAATGCCGCATATTTAGGAAAGTATTATTTACCAGGAACACAAGTGGAAGCAATGTATGATAATGATTTCTTTGTAAGAAATAAAGGTCGTTGGATAGACGTTAAAAAATAA
- a CDS encoding antibiotic biosynthesis monooxygenase: MTNTDYYAVIFTSTYSENTNGYAEMAIQMEVLAKRQDGFLGLESARNDIGITVSYWENLDAIKNWKHETDHLFAQHKGRKDWYTWYKVRICKVEHDYEFFKENNSSLH; encoded by the coding sequence ATGACAAATACTGACTATTATGCTGTTATCTTCACCTCAACCTACTCTGAGAACACAAATGGTTATGCAGAAATGGCTATACAAATGGAAGTATTAGCGAAGCGACAAGACGGTTTTTTAGGTCTTGAAAGTGCTAGAAATGACATTGGAATAACCGTAAGTTATTGGGAAAATTTAGACGCTATAAAAAACTGGAAACACGAAACTGATCATTTATTTGCTCAGCATAAAGGTCGCAAAGATTGGTACACTTGGTATAAAGTGAGAATTTGTAAAGTTGAGCATGACTATGAGTTTTTTAAAGAAAATAATTCATCGTTACATTAA